Proteins from a genomic interval of Acinonyx jubatus isolate Ajub_Pintada_27869175 chromosome B4, VMU_Ajub_asm_v1.0, whole genome shotgun sequence:
- the PHF5A gene encoding PHD finger-like domain-containing protein 5A: MAKHHPDLIFCRKQAGVAIGRLCEKCDGKCVICDSYVRPCTLVRICDECNYGSYQGRCVICGGPGVSDAYYCKECTIQEKDRDGCPKIVNLGSSKTDLFYERKKYGFKKR; encoded by the exons ATGGCCAAACATCATCCGGATTTGATCTTTTGCCGCAAGCAGGCTGGTGTTG CTATCGGAAGACTGTGTGAGAAAT GTGATGGCAAGTGTGTGATCTGTGACTCCTACGTGCGTCCCTGCACTCTGGTGCGCATATGTGATGAGTGTAATTATGGCTCTTACCAAGGGCGCTGTGTGATCTGTGGAGGCCCTGGAGTTTCTGATGCCTATTACTGTAAGGAGTGCACCATCCAAGAGAAGGAT agagatGGCTGCCCAAAGATTGTCAATTTGGGGAGCTCTAAGACAGATCTCTTCTATGAACGCAAAAAATACGGCTTCAAGAAGAGGTGA